The following coding sequences lie in one Candidatus Nitrospira allomarina genomic window:
- a CDS encoding phosphoribosyltransferase, whose translation MTLEEAIALSRTVARRVSTFPDRPELIIGIACGGFLMAKVIALTLNIPMEMIRIQRKGSLIKEKFSMIPGLVTITSAWYQVPILNIPLKYVMNQYSSLAPFSPQLTPNVYKKNILLIDDAIETGQTLISAKDILSTAGASSIKTAVLAWSNHPDVTHKEEIRPDLFIGRRVQHFPWSRNSPYRRDYESWLVQPHA comes from the coding sequence ATGACGTTGGAGGAAGCTATTGCCCTCAGCCGGACGGTTGCACGTCGGGTATCAACTTTTCCGGACCGACCCGAGCTGATCATCGGGATTGCCTGTGGCGGATTTTTAATGGCGAAGGTGATCGCATTAACACTGAATATCCCCATGGAAATGATACGTATTCAAAGAAAAGGAAGCCTGATCAAAGAGAAGTTTTCAATGATTCCAGGATTAGTAACCATCACGTCGGCATGGTATCAAGTTCCCATCCTCAACATTCCGCTCAAATATGTCATGAACCAGTATTCCTCGTTAGCCCCGTTTTCACCTCAACTGACTCCAAACGTTTACAAAAAAAACATTTTACTTATTGACGATGCTATCGAAACAGGTCAAACCCTCATCTCAGCAAAGGACATACTCAGCACGGCCGGAGCAAGTTCGATCAAAACTGCAGTTCTCGCCTGGTCGAATCACCCCGATGTCACGCATAAGGAAGAAATACGACCAGACCTATTTATCGGACGGAGAGTCCAACATTTCCCTTGGTCGAGAAATAGCCCATACCGGCGGGACTATGAAAGCTGGCTCGTCCAACCTCATGCATGA
- a CDS encoding glycosyltransferase family 4 protein, giving the protein MKILFLSHYFPPEVNAPASRTFEHCRQWVNDGHSVTVVTCAPNHPRGIVYEGYRNKLFHRENRNGIQVIRLWTYVTANEGFVKRTLNYLSYMVAAVLVSPFLSRCDVVLSTSPQFFNGLAGYLVSRLKRAPWILEIRDLWPESIVAVGAITNRPVIRLLEGLELFAYRHAHHIVAVTDAFKSHICMKGILPEKVTVIKNGVDFTLYKPNRDRTRLAHELGLEGKFVASYFGTHGMAHHLETILEAAQALSEWKDIVFLLVGDGADRRRLVGMRDEMKLFNVVMLDQQPKDKMPELWSLSHVSLVLLKKSVLFKTVIPSKIFESMAMERPVILGVEGESAELVISAGGGICIEPENSSELASQVLNLSRDPALCQVLGASGRRYVLEHFDRRVLARRFADLIKRVS; this is encoded by the coding sequence GTGAAGATTTTGTTTTTGTCACATTATTTCCCGCCAGAGGTCAATGCTCCAGCCTCACGCACTTTTGAACACTGCCGGCAATGGGTCAATGATGGTCATTCGGTCACGGTCGTGACCTGCGCACCCAACCATCCACGCGGCATTGTCTATGAGGGCTATCGCAACAAACTCTTTCACCGTGAAAACCGGAATGGCATTCAGGTGATTCGGTTATGGACTTATGTGACGGCCAACGAAGGGTTTGTGAAGCGGACACTCAACTACCTGTCCTATATGGTTGCAGCTGTGCTTGTTTCCCCATTTCTCTCACGGTGTGATGTGGTCCTTTCCACTTCTCCGCAATTTTTCAACGGGCTCGCAGGCTATTTGGTCAGTCGCCTCAAGCGTGCCCCATGGATACTTGAGATTCGTGACCTCTGGCCTGAGTCTATCGTGGCGGTCGGAGCGATCACCAATCGACCAGTGATTCGGTTGTTAGAAGGTCTGGAGTTATTTGCCTATCGCCATGCCCATCACATCGTGGCCGTCACTGATGCCTTTAAGTCGCATATATGCATGAAAGGTATCCTCCCTGAAAAGGTGACGGTCATTAAAAACGGGGTGGATTTCACCTTATATAAGCCCAACAGAGACCGCACTCGCCTCGCACATGAATTAGGACTTGAGGGAAAGTTCGTGGCTTCGTATTTCGGAACCCATGGTATGGCCCACCACCTAGAAACGATCCTGGAGGCTGCCCAAGCGCTGAGCGAGTGGAAGGATATTGTGTTTCTTCTTGTCGGCGATGGCGCCGACCGGCGTCGGCTTGTGGGCATGCGGGATGAGATGAAATTGTTCAATGTCGTGATGCTTGATCAGCAGCCCAAGGATAAAATGCCGGAACTCTGGTCTCTTTCGCATGTGAGTCTTGTCCTGCTCAAAAAATCCGTGCTTTTCAAGACGGTTATTCCCTCCAAGATATTTGAGAGTATGGCCATGGAGCGGCCGGTCATTCTTGGCGTGGAAGGGGAGAGCGCTGAACTTGTCATCTCAGCGGGAGGGGGGATCTGCATTGAACCGGAAAATTCATCAGAATTAGCCAGCCAAGTATTAAACCTGTCTCGCGACCCGGCTTTATGCCAAGTGCTGGGGGCGAGTGGCAGACGCTATGTGCTGGAGCATTTCGACCGCCGGGTCTTGGCGCGGCGATTTGCTGATCTCATAAAACGTGTCTCTTGA
- a CDS encoding heparinase II/III family protein: MNRILLYARTLAYLKISQLAYLFFRRVVPQISFQHARKQIVRRPNIAIKTSPSVLQSSGGDYRFVFLNQGVEFNEDQMDWVCRDRSKLWRYNLHYFDYLQDPRRSVESRCNVISDWIEQNPSGTPDAWEPYAASLRIVNWVKFFLSLSQDSIDNREEDKGTMPESSSGVLKAEWLKNLYRQVLWLERNIEYHFLANHYLKNGVALFFAGMFFEGRDADRWLQKGLKILREEIDEQFLADGGHFERSPMYHSISVMDYVDVLNLMMSSRQAMVFPEMDHVREKTVQALNFLHDICLPDGDIPLYNDSAFKIALSPSRIFEYAREVMGYHVPAPTAGLFSCAKRESGYYVIRKGSDMVVIDCGPIGPAYNPAHAHCDTLSYELSLNGRRIIVDSGVFDYEPSPQRAYARSTKAHNTVVVDGQEQSEVWGVFRVARRANPLFAHLTHSGDGHVKFKGAHNGYARLPGKVIHQRSIEFDGSSSWKVTDEVQGGGTHQIDSYVHLHSECQATQMGQTVRISDKDGIALLCIENLGSGDMKVEQGWFFPEFGVACNQSVIVLTRTGPLPLSLTYRITKNSESI; encoded by the coding sequence ATGAACCGTATCTTGCTGTATGCCAGGACTCTGGCCTATCTGAAGATTTCTCAACTTGCCTATCTCTTCTTCCGTCGGGTTGTTCCACAGATTTCCTTTCAGCACGCCCGAAAGCAGATTGTGAGGCGACCGAACATTGCCATTAAGACGAGTCCTTCCGTCTTACAATCGTCTGGAGGAGATTACCGTTTCGTTTTTCTTAATCAAGGCGTGGAGTTTAATGAGGACCAGATGGATTGGGTGTGCCGGGACCGATCAAAACTCTGGCGCTACAACCTGCATTATTTCGATTATCTCCAAGATCCTCGTCGTTCCGTCGAAAGCCGGTGCAACGTCATCTCGGATTGGATTGAGCAGAATCCATCTGGAACGCCGGATGCCTGGGAACCCTATGCGGCATCCTTGCGGATTGTAAATTGGGTGAAGTTCTTCCTTTCATTGTCCCAGGACTCCATTGATAACCGGGAAGAGGACAAGGGGACAATGCCAGAGTCTTCCTCTGGAGTACTTAAGGCCGAATGGCTGAAGAATTTGTACCGGCAGGTGCTATGGCTGGAACGCAATATTGAATACCACTTTCTGGCCAACCATTATCTGAAAAATGGAGTTGCCCTATTTTTTGCCGGAATGTTTTTTGAAGGTCGGGATGCCGACCGGTGGTTGCAGAAGGGTTTAAAGATTTTGCGCGAGGAAATCGACGAACAGTTTCTGGCGGATGGCGGGCACTTCGAGCGAAGCCCTATGTACCATTCGATCAGCGTCATGGATTACGTAGATGTCTTAAATCTGATGATGTCTTCCAGACAAGCCATGGTCTTTCCCGAAATGGATCATGTGAGGGAGAAGACGGTGCAGGCTCTAAACTTTTTACATGACATTTGTCTCCCTGATGGAGACATCCCATTGTATAACGATTCTGCATTCAAGATTGCCCTGTCTCCGTCACGAATTTTTGAGTACGCCAGGGAGGTCATGGGGTACCATGTGCCGGCACCTACAGCAGGTCTTTTCTCTTGTGCCAAACGTGAGAGCGGATATTATGTCATACGCAAGGGAAGCGATATGGTGGTCATTGATTGCGGACCTATTGGGCCTGCCTATAATCCTGCCCATGCCCATTGCGATACATTGAGTTATGAGTTATCCCTCAATGGTCGCCGCATTATTGTAGACAGCGGCGTGTTTGACTATGAGCCCAGCCCCCAACGCGCCTATGCCCGCAGTACAAAGGCACATAATACTGTGGTGGTGGACGGGCAGGAGCAATCCGAAGTTTGGGGAGTGTTTCGCGTGGCTCGGCGGGCCAATCCGTTGTTTGCGCATTTAACACATTCGGGCGATGGGCACGTGAAATTTAAAGGTGCCCATAATGGATACGCCCGGCTTCCCGGGAAGGTGATTCACCAACGGTCAATTGAGTTCGATGGTTCCTCGTCCTGGAAGGTTACTGATGAAGTTCAAGGGGGAGGGACTCACCAAATAGACAGCTATGTTCATTTACATTCTGAGTGCCAGGCCACTCAGATGGGTCAGACAGTCAGAATATCTGACAAGGACGGCATTGCACTCCTTTGCATTGAGAACCTTGGGTCAGGCGATATGAAGGTCGAACAGGGATGGTTCTTCCCTGAATTTGGTGTGGCGTGCAACCAGAGTGTAATTGTCTTGACCCGTACCGGTCCATTACCCCTGTCTCTTACCTACCGAATTACCAAGAACTCCGAGTCTATCTAA
- a CDS encoding glycoside hydrolase domain-containing protein — protein sequence MRYATLSVNNEGKISTMDCRQFADDVKPGQYERITFQGSRLHILSLYMVMSIMVLSGITDNAVAGVLTVMEFGQKPNYSLSTDEGDIRQLTDGRITSFPMWERKEAVGWSARAPVTIRLRLDDGSSVQSPKAGTLRVHTVKGLYAGVDVPRQVDVYARDRRNNLQLVGSLAPDSGKLPDKETHWLDIDISAATGALIMVVHATGKFLFLDEVEWRPSGVGRMPAQTAIVPNVETALKESTHRTHQGLLNAIESESRKMALPLERWAMRAWVQDPWAAIDPAQASEHINIPLSALEIRGYTEERENACLGIAVGEAVVTSGVRATIEGLPAGSVRLFEVRPVVAANGQRVYDPLVPLNDGGLLTVQPGIPSYIWLDVNLTALGPGTHRFELRFESSSSVISVPGSATVTATDVTPIRPLRAINWAYPSDMPIFHNPEAAVRDLVDHGINVFVTQPEEIPGFALDGTWEDREGGQFVNNVELAKQHGMLLLYMGWDAGRNPLGFSKTKQTIDPAAKKRLLAWVGKVFAYLSAKGLPPDRWAFYPTDEPNRTGLQLVKVFAETVKRWNSSIQIYANPIVQRSSPIEMSDLRNLDPLVDFWQPQIPALHGPLGEFYKGLRKEWWLISSPKSPAKLNSPLHEYRMLGWWAWHYGAKGVGFWSYSDTTGSSAWLDIDGYRSDFAVVYESEDGIVSSRRWEAFREGLEDYRLLAAQSQRVQRSLGTINPETLESWQSADLEAVRRTLLGVSSQP from the coding sequence ATGCGGTATGCAACTTTGTCCGTGAATAATGAAGGAAAAATTTCCACGATGGACTGCAGACAATTTGCGGATGACGTGAAGCCTGGCCAATATGAAAGAATAACATTTCAGGGAAGTCGGCTCCATATCCTGTCTCTGTACATGGTGATGAGTATCATGGTGTTGAGCGGTATTACGGACAACGCCGTGGCAGGCGTGCTGACTGTCATGGAATTTGGGCAGAAACCTAACTACTCCCTTTCTACAGATGAAGGCGACATTCGTCAGCTTACCGACGGGAGAATCACATCATTTCCCATGTGGGAGAGAAAAGAGGCCGTGGGATGGTCCGCACGCGCGCCAGTCACCATACGACTTCGTCTTGATGATGGAAGTTCGGTGCAGTCCCCCAAAGCCGGCACGTTGCGGGTGCATACCGTGAAAGGTTTGTATGCAGGTGTAGATGTGCCAAGGCAAGTTGATGTGTATGCGCGGGACAGGAGGAACAATCTCCAACTCGTCGGGTCGCTGGCGCCGGATTCAGGGAAGCTTCCGGACAAGGAGACGCATTGGTTGGATATCGACATCAGTGCAGCCACTGGCGCCTTGATTATGGTCGTGCATGCCACTGGCAAATTTTTGTTTTTGGACGAGGTGGAGTGGCGCCCGTCTGGAGTTGGCCGAATGCCTGCTCAGACAGCAATCGTTCCCAATGTCGAGACGGCATTGAAGGAAAGTACTCACCGGACTCACCAAGGCCTGTTAAACGCCATAGAATCAGAATCCAGGAAAATGGCCTTGCCGTTGGAACGCTGGGCGATGCGAGCATGGGTGCAGGATCCCTGGGCGGCGATCGATCCCGCTCAGGCGAGCGAACACATCAACATTCCCTTATCGGCGCTGGAGATACGAGGTTACACGGAGGAGCGCGAGAATGCTTGCCTAGGGATTGCCGTAGGCGAAGCGGTCGTCACAAGTGGGGTGCGCGCGACGATAGAAGGCCTTCCTGCGGGATCTGTAAGATTATTTGAGGTAAGACCCGTTGTGGCGGCTAATGGACAGCGTGTTTATGATCCACTTGTTCCCTTGAACGACGGTGGACTGTTGACCGTCCAGCCTGGCATCCCTAGCTATATTTGGCTGGATGTGAATTTGACGGCACTTGGCCCCGGCACTCATCGCTTCGAACTTCGCTTTGAAAGTAGCAGTAGTGTTATCTCGGTGCCCGGCAGCGCAACCGTCACGGCCACTGATGTCACCCCCATTAGACCTTTACGCGCGATCAATTGGGCGTACCCTTCAGATATGCCAATCTTCCATAATCCCGAAGCTGCTGTCCGTGATCTGGTGGATCACGGTATCAATGTTTTCGTGACGCAACCGGAAGAAATTCCTGGCTTTGCCCTCGATGGCACCTGGGAAGATAGAGAGGGAGGTCAATTTGTAAATAATGTGGAGCTGGCCAAACAACATGGGATGTTACTCCTTTATATGGGTTGGGATGCAGGAAGGAATCCCCTCGGGTTTTCAAAAACCAAACAGACGATTGATCCTGCTGCGAAAAAGCGACTGCTTGCATGGGTTGGAAAAGTATTTGCCTATCTCTCTGCCAAAGGACTGCCTCCGGACCGATGGGCCTTTTATCCTACCGATGAGCCGAATCGCACGGGTCTGCAATTGGTGAAGGTTTTTGCTGAAACAGTTAAAAGGTGGAATTCGTCTATACAGATTTACGCGAATCCCATTGTACAACGAAGTTCGCCTATCGAGATGTCCGATCTCCGAAATCTAGACCCGCTGGTAGACTTCTGGCAACCTCAAATACCAGCCCTCCATGGTCCTTTGGGTGAATTTTATAAGGGGCTCCGCAAGGAATGGTGGCTTATTAGTAGCCCAAAGTCACCAGCGAAGCTTAATTCACCGTTGCATGAATATCGAATGCTTGGATGGTGGGCATGGCACTATGGGGCAAAGGGCGTGGGGTTCTGGTCATATAGTGATACGACGGGAAGCTCAGCCTGGCTTGATATTGATGGGTACCGCTCAGACTTTGCCGTGGTCTATGAGTCGGAAGATGGCATTGTCAGCAGCCGTCGCTGGGAGGCCTTCCGAGAGGGCCTCGAAGACTATAGACTACTCGCTGCGCAAAGCCAGCGCGTTCAAAGATCTTTGGGCACTATAAACCCGGAAACACTCGAGAGCTGGCAATCTGCTGATCTTGAGGCGGTCCGCCGAACTCTTTTGGGTGTTTCCTCTCAACCGTAA
- a CDS encoding glycosyltransferase family 4 protein, which yields MKILLVGPLPPPLGGATVLFGQLVGELGKREDLVVEVINTTRIERTTMKNLIHALRNLSALLRRIRKIDVVGFHASILGAALFGPLLAVVCCLFRRPWIFRGFGGFYPDWYLQASAPARWIFRHTVLAADIVLFETHRSVKFFSAISSQPVYWYSNSRVLASALPPIKEMNERGARHFVYLGHVSEIKGVDNLIQASKAVKNVTVDVYGPLTGNVGEADFAESGAKYCGVVLPEEVPTVLGGYDVLVLPSRIPTEGYPGVILEAFTVGMPVIASRIGAIAEIVDERNGILIEPGQISQLVVAMEMLRDNPKQLTSLRRGAREAAKAFSSGKWTEEFVHHCHKLYSGG from the coding sequence ATGAAAATTCTTCTTGTCGGACCTTTGCCGCCACCGCTGGGAGGTGCAACGGTTCTATTTGGTCAGCTCGTCGGCGAATTAGGTAAGCGGGAAGATCTGGTGGTTGAGGTCATCAATACGACGCGGATTGAACGCACAACAATGAAAAACCTTATTCACGCGTTGCGAAATCTTTCGGCACTGTTGCGGCGGATCCGTAAGATTGATGTTGTCGGATTCCATGCATCGATTCTTGGTGCTGCGCTCTTCGGTCCTCTCCTTGCGGTAGTGTGTTGCCTTTTCCGGCGGCCCTGGATTTTCAGAGGCTTTGGCGGATTTTATCCTGATTGGTACCTTCAAGCTTCAGCGCCTGCCCGTTGGATTTTTCGTCATACGGTGCTGGCGGCGGACATTGTCTTATTTGAAACGCATCGTTCCGTTAAATTCTTCAGTGCTATCTCTTCACAACCGGTGTACTGGTACTCCAATAGTCGTGTCTTGGCATCCGCGTTGCCCCCGATCAAAGAAATGAATGAACGAGGGGCACGTCATTTTGTGTACCTCGGCCATGTGAGCGAAATTAAGGGTGTGGATAATCTGATTCAGGCATCAAAGGCAGTCAAGAATGTGACAGTCGACGTGTACGGCCCCTTAACTGGGAATGTCGGTGAAGCCGACTTTGCCGAGAGTGGAGCGAAATATTGTGGAGTAGTCTTACCTGAAGAGGTTCCAACGGTACTGGGCGGCTATGACGTTCTTGTCCTTCCCAGCCGCATTCCGACTGAGGGGTACCCAGGCGTGATTCTGGAAGCTTTTACTGTTGGAATGCCGGTCATCGCTTCCCGCATTGGTGCGATAGCGGAAATCGTGGACGAACGAAACGGGATCCTCATTGAACCGGGCCAGATTTCTCAACTTGTCGTGGCAATGGAAATGCTCCGTGACAATCCGAAGCAGTTAACTTCCCTACGACGCGGCGCCCGGGAAGCCGCAAAGGCTTTTTCGTCCGGAAAATGGACCGAGGAGTTTGTCCATCATTGTCACAAACTTTATTCGGGAGGGTGA
- a CDS encoding glycosyltransferase, with protein sequence MNRSGKSVLFFVPEWPALDSAILHAQVLSVASFLNQEGYSCRFAGAEITPSRAQEAVAVIAAQYHVRADVLPVLLPHAGAWGYWHSCWQVYASMRSELAGAGITHVYARSFIGSMWARRLARKLDAISIFDVRGLVGLEKQLTSGSTMKSRFISHLELQQGRRADRLTTVSENLKEYLEDKIGRHDVTVIPSCFNEARFFFDLNARSEIRQSLHLHQNDILLCYSGGMSAWQRIGDIISLFKRVCSADNRCKALFLTTSQAEVTGQLQTVQFPAGQSFVRGCAHQDVHRYLSAADIGIILRHDTPVNNVASPVKVGEYLACGLPVILTPGIGDYSDMLPAAGVGMLLDEKTDIADQVLQFIHQNNFGSLRDKAIRFAKNRLTMSANLNQYRLLYGGSPANRVWKC encoded by the coding sequence ATGAATAGGTCAGGCAAGAGTGTCCTGTTTTTTGTCCCAGAATGGCCAGCGCTTGATAGCGCGATCTTGCATGCGCAGGTTCTCTCGGTCGCATCGTTTTTGAATCAGGAAGGCTATTCGTGTCGTTTTGCAGGTGCTGAAATTACACCATCGCGCGCGCAGGAGGCTGTTGCAGTGATCGCCGCGCAATATCATGTACGGGCTGATGTGCTCCCTGTTCTTTTGCCGCATGCCGGTGCTTGGGGTTACTGGCACTCCTGCTGGCAGGTCTATGCCTCCATGCGCTCGGAACTCGCAGGTGCCGGTATTACCCATGTCTATGCACGGTCGTTTATCGGGTCGATGTGGGCCCGAAGGTTGGCGCGAAAGCTCGATGCGATATCGATCTTTGATGTCCGGGGACTGGTTGGGTTGGAGAAACAACTCACGAGTGGCTCAACGATGAAATCCCGGTTCATTTCCCATCTTGAGTTGCAGCAAGGCCGCCGAGCTGATCGCCTCACTACGGTATCAGAGAACCTCAAGGAATATCTGGAAGATAAGATCGGCCGTCATGATGTGACCGTGATCCCGTCATGTTTTAACGAAGCCAGATTTTTCTTTGACTTGAACGCTCGGAGTGAGATTCGCCAGTCGCTTCATCTCCATCAGAATGATATTCTGTTGTGTTACTCAGGCGGAATGAGTGCCTGGCAAAGAATTGGTGACATCATATCCCTGTTTAAGAGGGTCTGTTCGGCTGATAATAGGTGTAAAGCACTGTTTTTAACCACAAGCCAAGCGGAAGTGACTGGCCAACTTCAGACGGTCCAGTTCCCGGCGGGTCAGTCTTTTGTTCGGGGATGTGCCCATCAAGACGTCCACCGGTATTTGTCAGCAGCCGACATTGGTATCATTTTGCGGCACGACACTCCCGTCAATAATGTGGCGAGCCCGGTGAAGGTAGGCGAATACTTAGCCTGTGGACTTCCGGTCATCCTCACACCGGGGATTGGTGATTACAGTGATATGCTTCCAGCAGCCGGTGTAGGAATGCTTTTGGATGAGAAAACCGATATTGCCGATCAAGTCCTCCAATTCATCCATCAAAACAATTTTGGAAGTCTGAGAGACAAGGCCATTCGTTTCGCTAAAAACAGACTCACCATGTCGGCGAATCTTAATCAGTATCGCCTGCTCTATGGTGGAAGTCCGGCGAACAGGGTTTGGAAATGTTAA
- a CDS encoding O-antigen ligase family protein, which translates to MGFSHESQPWHKDTVLATLDGGIYSGFAWLDMAMLLALWGLVFMCSVLSLGFVGSAAFLALTTILIVRNPGNGLLILLLIFYAPAVTVGVPNVFSVVVAMTLGLTVVLNPASLGNLLLRSSQVLFAAGAFVLYGAVQTVFSENMSLALPYYLKYIEGVVLLVILILTVKTPADLGRILMWWAIVAGLATVIKAIHIMLGDQTVLYRMMEARHIHDQFGLEDRINILHGGESGRRFVLPGEEPNYTSTGLVFPLALALAFHSASAGVRKLFWTVVACMTAIGCVGTYSRSGFLATTLVVGLYLLRGNLVKGIIPVGVFAGALAMAVMFIPALNKRIFGIGDAVNEGATGRFTLWKQALEMWFDSPIFGNGMSAFYDRYHVAVHNSYLQVLVETGVVGFVLFLAVIVVAIFAGRKLRKGAVIAGESNDRHLSRVALSGVFGFCFMIATVTYQDVKLFWLALGVYAAISLVGQGSKSVGYAPGP; encoded by the coding sequence ATGGGATTTTCCCACGAAAGTCAGCCTTGGCATAAGGATACGGTTTTAGCAACGTTGGATGGGGGCATCTATTCAGGTTTTGCTTGGCTGGACATGGCAATGCTGCTGGCGTTGTGGGGACTGGTTTTCATGTGCTCGGTCCTGAGCCTTGGATTTGTCGGATCTGCAGCATTTTTGGCATTGACCACGATCCTAATCGTTCGAAATCCCGGTAATGGTCTGCTCATCTTGCTGCTCATCTTTTACGCTCCCGCGGTGACTGTGGGCGTTCCGAATGTTTTCTCCGTTGTGGTGGCAATGACTTTGGGATTAACCGTGGTTTTAAATCCCGCTTCCCTTGGTAACCTTTTGCTCCGTTCAAGCCAGGTTCTTTTCGCTGCCGGGGCGTTCGTCTTATATGGGGCGGTGCAAACAGTTTTCTCGGAAAACATGAGTTTGGCTCTTCCGTACTACTTGAAGTATATCGAAGGGGTTGTGTTACTCGTGATTCTGATCCTGACGGTGAAAACACCCGCTGATCTCGGCCGAATACTGATGTGGTGGGCAATCGTGGCCGGACTGGCCACGGTTATTAAGGCTATCCATATCATGCTTGGAGATCAGACGGTGCTCTATCGCATGATGGAAGCCAGGCATATTCATGATCAGTTCGGTCTCGAAGACCGCATCAATATTCTTCATGGCGGGGAGAGCGGAAGGCGATTCGTATTGCCCGGTGAAGAGCCGAATTATACCAGCACGGGTCTGGTATTTCCCCTGGCCCTCGCGCTGGCCTTTCACAGTGCAAGTGCGGGGGTACGAAAGCTATTTTGGACTGTCGTTGCGTGCATGACGGCGATTGGATGTGTGGGCACATATAGCCGAAGCGGTTTCCTCGCGACTACTCTCGTGGTGGGGCTTTATCTCTTGCGTGGAAACCTTGTAAAGGGAATCATTCCAGTTGGCGTTTTTGCCGGAGCCCTCGCCATGGCCGTTATGTTCATTCCGGCTCTGAATAAGCGCATTTTTGGTATTGGGGATGCCGTCAACGAGGGCGCAACGGGACGATTTACATTATGGAAACAGGCACTGGAAATGTGGTTTGATTCCCCGATTTTCGGGAATGGCATGTCGGCTTTTTATGATCGGTATCATGTTGCCGTTCATAATAGCTATTTACAGGTTCTTGTCGAAACGGGAGTGGTGGGATTTGTGCTCTTTCTCGCAGTTATCGTCGTGGCCATTTTTGCCGGCAGAAAACTACGAAAGGGGGCTGTGATAGCCGGCGAGTCAAATGACAGACATCTGAGTCGCGTCGCGCTGTCTGGTGTATTCGGCTTCTGTTTCATGATTGCAACGGTCACGTATCAGGATGTAAAACTTTTTTGGTTGGCCTTGGGAGTGTATGCCGCCATTTCACTTGTAGGGCAAGGTTCAAAGTCTGTCGGGTATGCACCGGGGCCTTGA
- a CDS encoding acyltransferase, whose amino-acid sequence MKKVKLWLAIIISVVPVEYMRRLLYKTLLGYSIDNNSRIGFMTIIAVDSADIRAANIGKFNKFVGPYRLRIGAGASMGRDNVISCGAWVAEKRFAKDGYGRFCHLGNGSVVTSSHFIDPTGGFNLGSQSWIAGSHSQFWTHGIGVKDRSISIGSDCYIGSASRFAPGSSIGSNNTIGLGSVVVGQHNEECALIAGVPAKVIHANYNWRERYTQSS is encoded by the coding sequence ATGAAAAAAGTCAAGCTATGGCTCGCAATCATAATCAGTGTCGTTCCAGTAGAGTACATGCGTCGGCTGCTTTATAAAACGTTGCTTGGATATTCAATCGATAACAATTCCAGAATTGGGTTCATGACCATTATTGCGGTAGATAGCGCGGATATTCGCGCGGCGAATATTGGTAAGTTCAATAAGTTTGTTGGGCCATATCGTCTGAGAATTGGTGCCGGAGCTTCAATGGGCAGGGACAATGTGATTTCCTGTGGAGCTTGGGTTGCAGAGAAGAGATTTGCTAAGGACGGCTATGGCCGATTTTGTCATCTTGGAAATGGAAGCGTGGTTACTTCTTCTCATTTCATTGATCCAACAGGAGGATTTAACCTTGGGTCACAATCGTGGATCGCAGGTTCCCATAGTCAATTTTGGACACACGGCATAGGTGTTAAGGATCGATCCATTTCAATTGGCTCTGATTGCTATATCGGTTCTGCTTCTCGATTTGCACCTGGTTCCTCGATAGGTTCCAACAATACCATTGGGCTCGGTAGCGTGGTGGTTGGACAGCACAATGAAGAATGTGCCCTTATTGCTGGTGTTCCTGCAAAAGTCATTCATGCAAACTACAATTGGCGTGAGCGCTACACTCAGTCGTCATGA